In the genome of Nocardia sp. NBC_00416, one region contains:
- the dnaG gene encoding DNA primase, producing the protein MTGRIPARDITAIRERVRIEDVVGEYVALKRGGPDSMKGLCPFHDEKSPSFHVRPNHGLFHCFGCSEGGDVFAFVQKIEHIGFVEAVEQMADRIGYRINYEGGGTSVQRDRGTRSRLVAANAAAHEFYVARLRGPDATVARKYLTDRNFDEAASTQFGCGYAPDGWDTLTKHLLNKGFEFKELEAAGLSRQGRRGPIDRFHRRLLWPIRNLGGDVIGFGARKLFEDDTMPGKYVNTPETLLYKKSQVLFGLDHAKREIAKGHQAVVVEGYTDVMAMHLAGVKTAVAACGTAFGDDHLAILRRLLMDDNFWRGEIIFTFDGDAAGQAAALKAFLGDHKVAGQTYVVVSPDGQDPCEMRQYSGDAALRDMVARREPLFDFALRQEIAKREDSRTHALTYDSQVEVMRWAVPIVAQIKDHGLRKRYATQLAEWTGWQDPQLVYRRVDEEARKLRGVAATTPPRAARTEQAGMGPSQPAARPDPRDPVLRSQRQALTAGLQYPEIAGPAFDALESDAFTHPAYIAVRTLMAEAGGTASGLSGADWVSAIGDLTDDLTLRALVSELASEPLPVKTINDLPRFITGVLANAQAALVGRQIAELKSRLHRVSSTDEPDTYMALFGDLVALEQYRKSLLEQAMGSGDFAST; encoded by the coding sequence GTGACCGGACGAATACCTGCTCGCGATATCACCGCCATTCGGGAGCGCGTCCGGATCGAGGATGTGGTCGGGGAGTACGTGGCGCTCAAGCGCGGCGGCCCGGACTCGATGAAGGGCCTGTGCCCGTTCCACGACGAGAAATCCCCGTCCTTCCACGTCCGTCCCAACCACGGCCTGTTCCATTGCTTCGGATGCAGCGAGGGCGGCGACGTGTTCGCCTTCGTGCAGAAGATCGAGCACATCGGGTTCGTGGAGGCCGTCGAACAGATGGCCGACCGGATCGGTTACCGGATCAACTACGAGGGCGGCGGGACCTCGGTGCAGCGCGACCGCGGCACCCGCAGCCGCCTGGTGGCCGCCAACGCCGCCGCGCACGAGTTCTATGTTGCGCGGTTGCGCGGCCCCGACGCCACCGTCGCCCGCAAATATCTCACCGACCGCAATTTCGACGAGGCCGCCTCCACCCAATTCGGCTGCGGGTACGCCCCGGACGGCTGGGACACCCTCACCAAACACTTGTTGAACAAGGGTTTCGAGTTCAAAGAACTCGAGGCAGCCGGGCTTTCCCGGCAGGGGCGGCGCGGCCCGATCGACCGGTTCCATCGGCGGCTGCTGTGGCCCATCCGCAATCTCGGCGGCGATGTGATCGGTTTCGGCGCCCGCAAACTCTTCGAAGACGACACCATGCCGGGCAAATACGTCAATACCCCGGAAACCTTGTTGTACAAGAAGTCTCAGGTGCTGTTCGGTCTCGACCACGCCAAACGCGAGATCGCCAAGGGCCATCAGGCCGTGGTCGTCGAGGGCTACACCGATGTGATGGCCATGCATCTGGCCGGCGTGAAAACCGCCGTCGCCGCCTGTGGCACCGCCTTCGGCGACGACCATCTGGCGATCCTGCGCCGCCTGCTCATGGACGACAACTTCTGGCGCGGCGAGATCATCTTCACCTTCGACGGCGACGCCGCGGGGCAGGCTGCGGCGCTCAAAGCGTTCCTGGGCGACCACAAGGTGGCCGGGCAGACCTATGTGGTGGTGTCCCCGGACGGCCAGGACCCGTGCGAGATGCGCCAGTACTCCGGTGACGCCGCCCTGCGCGATATGGTCGCGCGCCGCGAACCGCTGTTCGATTTCGCGCTGCGCCAGGAGATCGCCAAACGTGAGGACAGCCGCACCCACGCCCTCACCTACGACAGCCAGGTCGAGGTGATGCGGTGGGCGGTGCCCATCGTCGCCCAGATCAAGGACCACGGCCTGCGTAAACGCTATGCCACCCAGTTGGCGGAATGGACCGGCTGGCAGGACCCGCAACTGGTGTACCGCCGGGTGGACGAAGAAGCCCGCAAACTACGCGGCGTCGCGGCTACGACCCCGCCGCGCGCAGCCCGCACCGAGCAAGCGGGTATGGGCCCCAGCCAGCCGGCCGCCCGCCCCGATCCGCGCGACCCGGTGTTGCGTTCGCAGCGGCAGGCCCTCACCGCCGGACTCCAGTACCCGGAAATCGCTGGTCCCGCGTTCGACGCACTCGAATCGGACGCCTTCACCCACCCCGCCTATATCGCGGTGCGCACCCTGATGGCCGAAGCCGGCGGTACGGCCTCCGGGCTCTCGGGAGCGGACTGGGTCAGTGCCATCGGCGACCTGACCGACGACCTCACCCTGCGCGCCCTGGTGTCCGAACTCGCGAGCGAACCGCTGCCGGTGAAAACCATCAACGATCTGCCGCGTTTCATCACCGGCGTCCTCGCCAACGCCCAGGCCGCGCTGGTCGGGCGCCAGATCGCCGAACTGAAATCCCGTCTGCACCGCGTCTCGTCCACCGACGAACCCGACACCTATATGGCGCTGTTCGGCGACCTGGTGGCCTTGGAGCAGTACCGCAAGAGCCTGCTGGAGCAGGCCATGGGCAGCGGCGACTTCGCCTCCACCTGA
- a CDS encoding Fic family protein, which translates to MASFLTATHGNPVVRAAIAHAQFETIHPFIDGNRRTGRALIHTVLRRCDALRHTLIPISTVFAARTDVYLAGLTSYRDPEPHTDEWVIGFAQAAEQAAQTGVRLARDAAASMSNSCNAWSSTGADEAPVPSYSVGTRSP; encoded by the coding sequence GTGGCCTCGTTCCTGACCGCCACTCACGGCAACCCGGTTGTAAGGGCCGCGATCGCCCACGCGCAGTTCGAGACGATCCACCCGTTCATCGACGGCAACAGACGCACCGGCCGCGCACTGATACACACCGTGCTGCGGCGCTGCGATGCCCTGCGGCACACGCTGATCCCGATCAGCACTGTGTTCGCCGCGCGCACTGACGTCTATCTGGCAGGCCTGACCTCCTACCGCGATCCGGAACCACACACCGACGAGTGGGTCATCGGGTTCGCCCAGGCCGCCGAGCAAGCAGCGCAGACCGGAGTGCGGCTGGCCCGAGACGCTGCCGCCTCGATGAGCAACTCCTGCAACGCCTGGTCGAGCACCGGCGCAGACGAGGCACCAGTCCCGTCCTACTCCGTCGGGACGCGGTCGCCATGA